From the genome of Triticum aestivum cultivar Chinese Spring chromosome 3B, IWGSC CS RefSeq v2.1, whole genome shotgun sequence, one region includes:
- the LOC123066413 gene encoding uncharacterized protein, translating to MSATSELSIRNDGHLIDIAPSPTTGINQSGRGGEIHTEWLRELTSASRSAAVLNDLVGRTPMLWYLDERAATILRPRSRRADLKALHAVRAVAIGPYHRGDRGLAFDDEAKLPFLRYLQDQCGLDVEQYVAALGAARGCFRDEFADDADAVAADWLRDEEKFVKMLLLDSSFLLVFSLMFGKAGGWGERAAALVVTRERFVLYTAVAQYADEIKLDLLVLENQIPFAVVKLLAASCRGLKLRSVEELMLGCFDCICPTRARGKVDLLLRETTDAKFYHILHLFHWSRVPENKYGVLSVPLKLLEAKEESDQSGWIMPCARELHRAAVWFRKPSLDGAERHGGDLNMEFRSAAASPMAVMTIPSFHILAYTAALLHSMLAFEKHFHWAHGACVTVHVKRMEGLIRCPQDAALLRRRWILGSVKCTDEEVVDFFRDMVLEAAGVPMPEEYGEMIRAVARHRRRRARRWCGDLILHFLPSPWVSVSLAAVVALIIVPAMLQTIYTILGYQK from the coding sequence ATGAGCGCAACCTCTGAGCTGAGCATCAGAAACGATGGCCACCTCATTGACATCGCTCCAAGTCCAACCACTGGCATCAATCAGAGCGGCCGCGGAGGCGAGATCCACACGGAATGGCTGCGGGAGCTGACCTCGGCGTCACGGAGCGCCGCCGTCCTGAACGACCTCGTCGGCCGAACGCCGATGCTGTGGTACCTCGACGAGCGCGCGGCCACCATCCTCCGGCCGCGCTCCCGGCGCGCCGACCTGAAGGCGCTACACGCGGTGCGCGCGGTGGCCATCGGCCCGTACCACCGCGGCGACCGTGGCCTCGCCTTCGACGACGAGGCCAAGCTGCCGTTCCTGCGGTACCTGCAGGACCAGTGCGGGCTCGACGTCGAGCAGTACGTCGCGGCGCTCGGGGCGGCGCGCGGCTGCTTCCGCGACGAGTTCGCGGACGACGCGGACGCGGTCGCCGCGGATTGGCTCCGGGACGAGGAGAAGTTCGTGAAGATGCTCCTCCTCGACAGCagcttcctcctcgtcttcagccTCATGTTCGGCAAGGCCGGCGGTTGGGGGGAACGGGCGGCGGCGCTCGTGGTCACCAGGGAGCGATTCGTACTGTACACGGCCGTGGCGCAGTACGCCGACGAGATCAAGCTCGATCTGCTCGTGCTGGAGAAccagatccccttcgccgtcgtcAAGCTGCTCGCCGCCTCTTGCCGCGGCCTGAAGCTCCGCTCCGTCGAGGAGCTGATGCTCGGCTGCTTCGACTGCATCTGCCCGACCAGGGCGCGCGGCAAGGTCGACTTGTTGCTCCGGGAGACGACGGACGCGAAATTCTATCACATCCTACACCTCTTCCACTGGTCGCGCGTCCCGGAGAACAAGTACGGCGTCCTCTCGGTGCCACTGAAGCTTCTCGAGGCCAAGGAGGAATCGGATCAGTCGGGGTGGATCATGCCTTGCGCCAGAGAGCTGCATCGGGCGGCGGTGTGGTTCCGGAAGCCCTCTCTGGACGGGGCGGAGAGGCACGGCGGGGACCTCAACATGGAGTTCCGGAGCGCGGCGGCGAGCCCGATGGCGGTGATGACCATCCCCAGCTTCCACATCCTCGCCTACACCGCGGCGCTGCTCCATTCCATGCTGGCCTTCGAGAAGCACTTCCACTGGGCGCACGGCGCCTGCGTGACGGTGCACGTCAAGCGCATGGAGGGCCTGATACGGTGCCCGCAGGACGCGGCGCTGCTTCGCCGCCGGTGGATCCTCGGCAGCGTAAAGTGCACGGACGAGGAGGTGGTGGATTTCTTCCGTGACATGGTCTTGGAGGCGGCTGGGGTGCCCATGCCCGAAGAGTACGGCGAGATGATCCGCGCGGTGGCGCGGCACAGGAGGAGGCGGGCGCGCAGATGGTGTGGGGACTTGATACTGCACTTCCTCCCGTCTCCCTGGGTATCCGTCTCGCTCGCCGCCGTGGTTGCGCTCATCATTGTGCCGGCCATGTTGCAGACAATCTACACCATTTTGGGCTACCAAAAGTAG